One Anoplopoma fimbria isolate UVic2021 breed Golden Eagle Sablefish chromosome 2, Afim_UVic_2022, whole genome shotgun sequence DNA window includes the following coding sequences:
- the lrrc4cb gene encoding leucine-rich repeat-containing protein 4C, which translates to MLNKMISSLQRQTMRGRRLKGALSNPLFVLLLALQILVVAGLVRAQTCPSVCSCSNQFSKVICTRRSLRDVPDGISTNTRYLNLQDNLIQVIKVDSFKHLRHLEILQLSKNHIRNIEIGAFNGLASLNTLELFDNRLTTIPNGAFEYLSKLKELWLRNNPIESIPSYAFNRVPSLRRLDLGELKRLSYISDGAFKDLSNLRYLNLGMCNLKEIPNILPLVRLEELEMSGNQLSVVKPSAFLGLVNLQKLWMMHAQVQTIERNSFDDLQSLVELNLAHNNLTFLPHDLFTPLHRLERVHLHHNPWNCNCDILWLSWWLKETVPANTSCCARCHSPTVFKGRYIGELDHSYFQCDVPVIVEPPSDLNVTEGMAAELKCRTSSLTSISWLTPNGSLVTHGAYKVRLSVLNDGTLNFTSVTMQDTGTYTCMVSNTAGNISASAVLNVTSVENSGVTYFTTVTVETIETPGDDSQTPLPPFGWTSSSTTRGTPVSTRTTERTYTIPVLDPDGEGALNGLDEVMKTTKIIIGCFVAITLMAAVLLVIFYKMRKQHNQQDPDGPASSMEVITVEEELAGVAAMERHLSLPPLEHYNHYNTYKSSYHHGPMLSTIHSSATQEPLLIQACSKDNVQETQI; encoded by the coding sequence ATGCTGAACAAAATGATCTCCTCCCTCCAGCGCCAGACAATGCGAGGTCGTAGGCTGAAGGGGGCGCTGTCCAACCCCCTCTTTGTGCTGCTTTTGGCCCTCCAGATCCTGGTGGTGGCTGGGCTGGTTCGCGCTCAGACCTGTCCTTCCGTCTGCTCATGCAGCAATCAGTTCAGCAAAGTCATATGCACCCGCCGCAGCCTACGGGACGTCCCAGATGGCATTTCCACCAACACCCGCTACCTGAACCTCCAGGACAACCTCATCCAGGTCATCAAGGTGGACAGTTTCAAACATCTGCGCCATCTGGAGATCCTGCAGCTGAGCAAAAACCACATCCGCAACATTGAAATTGGCGCCTTCAATGGACTGGCCAGCCTCAACACCTTGGAGCTCTTTGATAATCGGCTTACGACAATCCCCAATGGAGCATTCGAGTACTTGTCCAAGCTAAAGGAATTGTGGCTACGGAACAACCCCATCGAAAGTATACCATCTTATGCCTTCAACCGGGTCCCCTCGCTCCGAAGGCTGGATCTGGGGGAGCTCAAACGTCTCTCCTACATTTCGGACGGAGCCTTCAAGGACTTGAGCAACCTGCGCTACCTGAACCTGGGGATGTGCAACCTCAAGGAGATCCCCAACATCTTACCCTTGGTCAGGCTTGAGGAGCTGGAAATGTCAGGAAACCAGCTCTCCGTCGTCAAGCCCAGCGCATTTTTAGGATTAGTGAACCTCCAGAAGCTGTGGATGATGCACGCCCAGGTCCAAACTATCGAGAGGAATTCCTTCGATGACCTTCAGTCACTGGTGGAGCTCAACCTGGCGCACAACAACCTCACCTTTCTACCACATGACCTCTTCACGCCGTTGCATCGCCTGGAGAGGGTCCACCTCCACCACAACCCTTGGAACTGCAACTGTGATATCCTGTGGCTCAGCTGGTGGCTGAAGGAGACGGTACCTGCCAATACTAGCTGCTGCGCCCGGTGCCATTCTCCTACAGTCTTTAAAGGTCGCTACATTGGGGAACTGGACCACAGCTACTTCCAGTGCGATGTTCCCGTCATCGTGGAGCCACCCAGTGACTTGAATGTGACGGAGGGCATGGCTGCGGAGCTAAAATGTCGTACGAGCTCGCTCACATCCATCAGCTGGCTCACGCCAAACGGCTCGTTGGTGACACACGGGGCTTATAAGgtgcgtctgtctgtcctcaACGATGGGACACTGAACTTTACTAGCGTCACAATGCAGGACACCGGGACTTACACCTGTATGGTTAGCAACACAGCGGGCAACATTTCTGCCTCTGCTGTGCTTAATGTCACTTCTGTGGAAAACAGTGGGGTGACCTATTTTACCACAGTCACCGTGGAGACCATTGAGACCCCGGGGGATGATAGCCAAACGCCGCTTCCCCCGTTTGGCTGGACGTCATCGTCCACGACGAGAGGTACTCCCGTTTCAACAAGGACCACAGAGCGGACTTACACAATTCCAGTTCTTGATCCGGATGGAGAGGGAGCCCTCAATGGCCTGGATGAGGTGATGAAAACCACCAAGATTATCATCGGCTGCTTCGTGGCCATCACGCTCATGGCTGCTGTTCTGCTGGTCATTTTCTACAAGATGAGGAAGCAGCACAACCAGCAGGATCCCGATGGCCCCGCGTCCTCCATGGAGGTCATAACAGTTGAAGAGGAGCTCGCAGGTGTCGCTGCCATGGAGAGGCACCTATCGCTGCCCCCTCTGGAGCACTACAACCACTACAACACCTACAAGAGCTCCTACCACCACGGCCCTATGCTCAGTACCATACACAGCTCAGCCACACAGGAACCTTTACTGATTCAAGCCTGCTCAAAAGACAATGTACAAGAGACCCAAATCTGA